The region CCGCTCGATCTGGGTTGATCCTCGCGGGCACCCCTGCGTGCCCGCAAGCCGTTAACCAGCAAGGCTTCGACGCCTTCGCGGGCCGTATACCCGCACGTATACCGACACGTAAACAGGCGGGTATACGTGCCGGTATACGGCCCGCTAAGCCTTACCGGAGGCGGGATTCAGCGCAACGAACTACTTACAGAAAGCGCGCCAGCAGGTATCATCTCGACTGCGATGCACGAAGCATGCGGCGGCAGCCCCCGCCGGCCCTGGTTCTGCTGAATCGACAAAGAGGAAGTCTATGCAGTTGGATTTCACCCGTGCCCCGATGCCGGGTACCGATAGAGCGCGGCGACTGACGTCCACGACGTCTGCCACCGGCTCCGCGCCGAAGCCCCGGCGGCGCAAGAAAGAGGTCGCTCCGCACTGGGAGCGCGGCTACCGTTCGCACTTCTACCGCAACGAGCGTGGCGACAAGCTCGGCGAAGTGCGCCTGTCCGAGCGCGGCGAGCTGCCCGTGGTCTACCACTGGGCCGCCGGCAACTACTCCGGCGCGGAAGGCTCGCTGGCCCATGCCCGCGCGCGCGTGGAAGAGACCATCGGTTTCGGCATGCGCCAGCTGTCGCTGTTCTGAGCAGGATCTTCGCCGGTGCCGCGCCCGCCGGCACTGCGACCCGTCCGCGCCCACGCTTTGCGCGCGGTGCCTTCGCTTCTCCCTGACCTTCCCTGTCGTCCCCCGCAGTCCCAGGCGTAGCCCGCAGCCGGCGCAGTTGTTGCCAGCCCAGTGTCGCGAGGCGCGCAGCGCTCAGGCAAGCCGCCGCTGCAACAGCATGTACGCGGCCGCGCCGAGCGCCAGTGCGGCAATCAATCGATAGATATCCTCGCAGGCGACCAAGGTGGCCTGCTGCGTGAGCAGCGCGCTCAGTTGCGTCAGCGCGCCCTGATGTGCCTGCGCCGCATCGAAGCCGCGCGCCGCCAGCGCCGACTGCATCCCGGCCAGCCAGTGTTCTGCCTCGGCCGGCCGCTGGCCGACCGCGTGCAGCAGGCTGTCGTGCACCGCGAACTGGCGGTTCTGCAGCAGCACGGCGCCCAGCGCGGAGGCAAAGGAGCTGGCAATCTGCCGCATCAGGTTCTTGCTGCGGTAGCCGTGGGCAAACGCATCCGGGCTGAGCGCGCGGAACGTCAGCCCGGCGATGGGAATGATCACCAGCACGCCGAACAGGCCCTTGCCGACGAGTCCCCACGCCAGCGCCGGCGGCCCGGCGTCGGGCGGCATCCGCGAAAACCACCATGCCGTGGCCGCCATCAGCACCAGGCCGGCGACCATCAGCGGCTTCTTGCGCGCGAGGCGCGGCGCGACCCGCAGGTAGACGAAGATGCCGGCCAGGCTGACCAGCGCGGCGAAGGTATTGAGCCAGCCGGTGGTGGCCAGCGGAATCTTCAGCGCCTGTTCGGCATAGATCGGGAACAGGTAGCCGCTCAGGTTGCTGACCATGTAGTACACGAAGTACATCGCCAGGCCGGTCAGGTACACCGGCTGGCGCAGCGCGCGCAGGTGCAGCACCGGCGCGTGGTGGTGCCACTGGTGCCACAGGAACAGCGACAGCAGCACCAGCCCGGCCACGGCAACGAGGGCCAGGCGCAGCGGATGCGAGAACACGTCGAAGCGCGCTTCGGTCAGCGCCGCCTGCAAGGTCACGATGGCGGCACCGAACAGCAGCAGCGGTCCCAGTGCAGGGCCGTCGGCGCCGGCGCGCGGCTCGGCATCCGGCAGCAGCAGCCAAGCGCCCAGCGTCGCCAGCGCGGCGAACGGCAGCACGCCATAGAACACGTCTTGCCAGACCCCGTGCTCGATCAGTTCGGCGGCGAAGGCGGGCGCCAGCGCCGAGGCCGTGAAAATGCCGATCATGAAGATGCGCGTGGCGCGCGCCCGCTCCGCCGGCCCGAACAGCACGTTGACCAGGATGCGGCAACTGGTGAACAAGGCACCGCCGCCGAGGCCCTGGATGAAGCGCGCCACCACCATCTGCGGCAGCGCATGGCTGGTTGCGGCCACGCCGGTGCCGGCCATGAACAGCAGCAGCGCCCCGGTCAGGTAATGGCGGTAGCCGAACCGGCGCGACAGCCATTGCTGCTTCAGAATCATCAGCATGCTGCCGACGGCGTAGGCGGCCTGCACCAGCGCGAAGCTGCGCGGATCGGCATCCAGGCCGCCGACGATATGGCTGGAAGCAAACACGAACATGATGTTCTCGAGGAACTCCACGCCCGTGGCCAGCGCCAGCAGCAGCATCAGCAGGGTCTGGCGCTGCGGGCGGCTCAGCCAGCGCAGCCACCGCATGCCTGCGCGCAATCGCCACAGCGGCCGCCAGGCCGATCCCGAAGTCATGGCTGCAGCGTCTCCAGCGTCTGGTGCAGCACGCTGAGCGTGCGGGTGGCACTGGCCAGGCCGCTTGCGCCGAGGGGCGCCCAGGCCGCGCCATAGGCGCCGTGCACCGCCGGGGCGGCGCGCTCGAGCAGGCGGCGGCCGGCCGGCGTCAGGCTCAACTCCAGGCTGCGCCGGTCGCTGGCCGACGCGCGCCGGCGCAGCAGCCCGCGCGTTTCCAGGCCATCCAGCAGCCGTGTCATCTGGGTGCGGGTGGCATCGAGCGTGGCGCCCAGTTCGGACGGCATGCTGGGTTCACCCTCGTCGGCGGCCAGCATGCTCAACACCAGGTACTGGCTCATATCCAATTCAAAGGGCGCCAGGGCCTGGTCGATATGGCCGCGCAGCAGGCGTGCGGTGCGCAGCAGCAGCCGCGAGGCCAGGATCAGGTCGCGCGGGGCTTCAGGGTGGCTGGCGCAAAAGCGGTCGATGCGTTGCTCGAATGACATGGCGGGGCGGCGAATTGATAACAATCGATATAGTTACGAATGTAATTATATCATTTGTAGCTAACCGCGCGGATGCCGCCATCCGGTTACCGCCGCAATGCCGCCGCGACCCGGCGGATGCCGGCGTGCATCGAGGCCAGCGCTTGCGCATGCGTGTCGGCCGTCAGGTCGCCATAGCGCAGGCTGACATAGGCGGCGCTGACGGCGGCGATCGCCTGGTCGGCCGCCGGCAGCTGGGCGCTGGCCCGCGCGGCAAAGTCCTGCGGGCCTTCGGCGGGGGCGCGCGTGCAGCCGTGGCGGGCCAGCACGGCGCAGAAGCGGGCATAGGCCGCGCCGACCGGGTCCGCCGGTGCGCGCCGCCGCCACAGGGGCACCAGCGCCAGCAGGCACAGCACGCCGAGCACGACCGCCAGCAACGGCCCGGCACCGGCGCTGGTGCCGAGCGCCTGCAGCAGCCGCTGCTGCCGCGCATGGTCGTACTGCAGCACCCAGCGTTGCCAGGTGTAGACCATGCCCTCGTAGGCCCAGCGCAAATCCTTGAGCCACGCCGGTTGCCGCGACGGTCGCCAGTCAGCGGCTTCGTTGCCGACCACCGCATCCAGGCCCTGCTCGATGCGGCTGGGCGCTACCGCGCTGGTCGGGTCCACACGCATCCAGCCGCGGCCATCCAGCCAGACCTCGGCCCATGCGTGGGCATCGGACTGGCGCACCACGTAGTGGCCGGCCATGGGGTTGTACTCGCCGCCCTGGTAGCCCGTGACCACGCGCGCCGGCACGCTGGCGGCGCGCATCAGGAAGACGAAGCTGCTGGCGTAGTGCTCGCAGAAACCGCGCCGGGTGTCGAACACAAAGCTGTCGACCTGTTCGGCCCCCAGCGGCGGCGGCGTCGGCGTATAAGCGAAGGGCGCGGCCGCGAACAGCCGCAGCGCAGCCTGCACGCGTGCCGCGGGATCGGCATGGCGCTGTGCCCATTGCGCGGCCAGCGCGCGGGCGCGCGGGTTGCCGGGCGGCAGGCTCAGCGCCAGCCGCAGCGTGGCCGGCGACAGCGTTTCCGCCGGCGGTGACAGCGTAGAGTGCGTGCGATAGCGGATGCGCTGGTCCACGGCCCGACGCACCATGAACTCGCCGTCCGGCGTGATCGCGGCATCGGCGCCGGCGGACAGCGCCTGGCCGCGGTCGAGCACGAACAGCCAGCGCTGCCGGCTGGGCTCCAGCGTGATGGTGATGTCGAGGCCCGCCGTGCCGCCGGCGCCCGCCGCCGGCGCCAGTTGCTGGCGCCGCAGCCGCGCCGGGTGCCAGGTGATGCCGTCGTATTCCCACAGCACCAGCGCGCGCCAGTAGAGCGCGGCCGGCGGCAGCGGCGGGCCGGCAATTTCGGCGCGCAGGGCGACCTCGGGCGAACGGATCAGCTGCCCGACACTGCCCGGGCGCATGGTGTCGCTGATGCCGGTGGTGCCGCTCGGCGCCGACTGGGGCAGCTGCCACAGCGGGTGCTCCAGGCGCGGGAACAGCACGAACAGCGCCAGCGCCCACGGCAAGCCCAGCAACGCCATGCGGCCCAGCAGCGGCCAGATCGCCAGCCGGCTGCGTGCCTCGGGGTGATGCAGCAACAGCCAGTTGCGCAGCACCCAGGCGCCGATGGCCAGGCTGTACAGCGCCAGCCAGAACGGCTGGTCGGACAGGTAAAGCGTCAGCAGCAGGTAGAACGACAGCTGCGTGACCAGGGTCGCGTCCGACAGCGCGCGGCATTCCAGCAGCTTGAGGATGACGAAGGCGCCCAGCAACGCCACCGCCAGCTCGCGCCCGATGCCGCCCCCGTCCTGCCACACCAGCGCGCACGCCACTACCAGCACCAGCATCGCCGTCGTGCCGAGCATCCAGCGCGACGGCAGCGGTGCCCGCCGCCGCCACAGCAGCCAGCGCCACGCCAGCAACAGCACCAGCAGCAGGCTGACCGCCACCGGCAGCGTGCGCGCCTGCGGCGCCAGCACCAGCGCCAGCTGGCCGAGCAGCAGGCCATGGTCTTCGTGCCGCAGCGGCCGGGGTGCGGTCTTCATACGTGTGCCGCGGCGCGGTCGGTGCCGGGACGTTGCGGCCACAAGGCCAGCGCCTCGAGGCAGGCGCGCCGGTGGCTGGCGCCGCGCGCCGGCGGCAGTTCGATGCCGGGCAGCCGCAGGCCGATCTCGGCCTCGTCGCCGGCGGCCAGCAGCCACGCGCACAGGCGCGACAGCCGCGCCTCGGCCTCCATGCCGGCGGGCAGCGCGTGCCAGTCCAGCCAGCGCGCCGGCTGGCGCGGCGGATCGCCGGCGCGGCTGAGCCAGCGTCCGGTGCGCGCGCTGTGTTTCCACGCGATGCGGTGCAGCGGGTCGCCGCTGCGGTAGCGGCGCAGCTGGTCGATGCCGTCTTCGCTGCTCGACGTGCTGGCGGCGGCCTGCGCGCCGTCGCCATCGTCGGGGCGGTGCACGGGCGGCGGCGGCGGGGCGCCGGGCTCGGGCGCCGGGAAGACCAGCGTCGACAGCTCCAGGTCCGCATGGCTCCAGACATGGAACAGGCCGAACGGAAAGCGGCTGGCGATCGTCACGCGCGGCAGTGCCAGGCGGCCCCGGCGTGGCGCCGGCACGTGCAGTGCCAGCATGCCGCTGGCATTGGCATCGAGGGTCAGCGTCGCGGCAGCGATCTCCGGCATGGCGGCCAGGCGCGCCTCGATGCCGATGCGCGCGTCGCCGCCGCGGCTGTCGACCCGCACGTGGAACACCGCGTCCTGCCCGGCATGGACCGCCGCCACCGGCCCCGCAGCGACGGCGAGATCGAGCAGGTTGCGGTAGGCCAGCCACATGCATGACATGCCGATGCCGGCGAGCATGAAGGTCAGCGCAAAGCCGAGGCTGATGTTGTAGTTCAGCGAGGTCATCAGCATCGCGGCCAGCACCACCGCAAAGCCGACCCCGCCGCGCGTGGGCAGGATATAGAGATGGCGGCGGTCCAGCACCACCACGCCGCCCGCGCCGCCCGCACCGCCACCAGGGCGCCGGCTTGCGGCGCGGCGCCGTGGAAGGCGAGGCGTGCCG is a window of Cupriavidus taiwanensis LMG 19424 DNA encoding:
- a CDS encoding transglutaminase TgpA family protein — protein: MKTAPRPLRHEDHGLLLGQLALVLAPQARTLPVAVSLLLVLLLAWRWLLWRRRAPLPSRWMLGTTAMLVLVVACALVWQDGGGIGRELAVALLGAFVILKLLECRALSDATLVTQLSFYLLLTLYLSDQPFWLALYSLAIGAWVLRNWLLLHHPEARSRLAIWPLLGRMALLGLPWALALFVLFPRLEHPLWQLPQSAPSGTTGISDTMRPGSVGQLIRSPEVALRAEIAGPPLPPAALYWRALVLWEYDGITWHPARLRRQQLAPAAGAGGTAGLDITITLEPSRQRWLFVLDRGQALSAGADAAITPDGEFMVRRAVDQRIRYRTHSTLSPPAETLSPATLRLALSLPPGNPRARALAAQWAQRHADPAARVQAALRLFAAAPFAYTPTPPPLGAEQVDSFVFDTRRGFCEHYASSFVFLMRAASVPARVVTGYQGGEYNPMAGHYVVRQSDAHAWAEVWLDGRGWMRVDPTSAVAPSRIEQGLDAVVGNEAADWRPSRQPAWLKDLRWAYEGMVYTWQRWVLQYDHARQQRLLQALGTSAGAGPLLAVVLGVLCLLALVPLWRRRAPADPVGAAYARFCAVLARHGCTRAPAEGPQDFAARASAQLPAADQAIAAVSAAYVSLRYGDLTADTHAQALASMHAGIRRVAAALRR
- a CDS encoding DUF58 domain-containing protein, producing the protein MAARKGVLGGTPRLPRRRAASRRPGGGAGGAGGVVVLDRRHLYILPTRGGVGFAVVLAAMLMTSLNYNISLGFALTFMLAGIGMSCMWLAYRNLLDLAVAAGPVAAVHAGQDAVFHVRVDSRGGDARIGIEARLAAMPEIAAATLTLDANASGMLALHVPAPRRGRLALPRVTIASRFPFGLFHVWSHADLELSTLVFPAPEPGAPPPPPVHRPDDGDGAQAAASTSSSEDGIDQLRRYRSGDPLHRIAWKHSARTGRWLSRAGDPPRQPARWLDWHALPAGMEAEARLSRLCAWLLAAGDEAEIGLRLPGIELPPARGASHRRACLEALALWPQRPGTDRAAAHV
- a CDS encoding MarR family winged helix-turn-helix transcriptional regulator, which gives rise to MSFEQRIDRFCASHPEAPRDLILASRLLLRTARLLRGHIDQALAPFELDMSQYLVLSMLAADEGEPSMPSELGATLDATRTQMTRLLDGLETRGLLRRRASASDRRSLELSLTPAGRRLLERAAPAVHGAYGAAWAPLGASGLASATRTLSVLHQTLETLQP
- a CDS encoding MFS transporter, which translates into the protein MTSGSAWRPLWRLRAGMRWLRWLSRPQRQTLLMLLLALATGVEFLENIMFVFASSHIVGGLDADPRSFALVQAAYAVGSMLMILKQQWLSRRFGYRHYLTGALLLFMAGTGVAATSHALPQMVVARFIQGLGGGALFTSCRILVNVLFGPAERARATRIFMIGIFTASALAPAFAAELIEHGVWQDVFYGVLPFAALATLGAWLLLPDAEPRAGADGPALGPLLLFGAAIVTLQAALTEARFDVFSHPLRLALVAVAGLVLLSLFLWHQWHHHAPVLHLRALRQPVYLTGLAMYFVYYMVSNLSGYLFPIYAEQALKIPLATTGWLNTFAALVSLAGIFVYLRVAPRLARKKPLMVAGLVLMAATAWWFSRMPPDAGPPALAWGLVGKGLFGVLVIIPIAGLTFRALSPDAFAHGYRSKNLMRQIASSFASALGAVLLQNRQFAVHDSLLHAVGQRPAEAEHWLAGMQSALAARGFDAAQAHQGALTQLSALLTQQATLVACEDIYRLIAALALGAAAYMLLQRRLA